A region from the Aphis gossypii isolate Hap1 chromosome 1, ASM2018417v2, whole genome shotgun sequence genome encodes:
- the LOC126552490 gene encoding uncharacterized protein LOC126552490: MSRFGRMSLLLLAVASCHVYGQVPSSTPCSLSFYRYLFNLPGEQIRPNVPEGTYMFGKRVGPPTPEGQASDVKPSVLRAPLYLPPSPTTTTTTTTTTTTPRPSTSAPIYIPPQNNYYPSESINTVSVLKPAKPTCDHPEHQHAAVDTGLLPPYPTAKFQPQPTFLPQPTFQPQPTFFVPRFVAPAQPQVPVAISDNEIFAEQRKPVVSVQRFAVPTPPPQFLRPYIAPAPSAAPAENCDKHVHVTSTTTTTTTTPEPTTEALVETRQNEISIIPDAKHPADCDHKQHNVVIESVGVPSTDYGVVSAPAPAPSAGYSYDRPSEPLAYPSNGYNYPKASPSFEYPGAFSAQGTALFESESPKSSGTEDGDLVVLKV; this comes from the coding sequence ATGAGCAGATTCGGCCGAATGTCGTTGTTGCTGTTGGCGGTGGCGTCGTGCCACGTTTACGGTCAAGTGCCGTCCAGCACCCCATGTTCGCTGTCGTTCTACCGGTACCTGTTCAACTTGCCCGGTGAGCAGATCCGACCCAACGTACCGGAAGGCACGTACATGTTCGGCAAGCGGGTGGGTCCGCCCACACCGGAAGGCCAAGCGTCGGACGTCAAGCCGTCCGTGCTCCGCGCTCCTCTGTACCTACCGCCGTCGCCGACCACCACGACCACCACGACCACCACTACCACCACGCCGAGACCGTCCACGTCCGCACCGATATACATACCTCCGCAAAACAACTACTACCCGTCCGAGTCCATCAACACTGTGTCGGTGTTGAAGCCCGCCAAACCGACGTGCGACCATCCGGAACACCAGCACGCCGCCGTGGACACCGGTCTGCTGCCGCCGTACCCGACTGCCAAATTCCAACCGCAACCCACTTTCCTGCCACAGCCCACGTTCCAGCCTCAGCCCACGTTCTTCGTGCCGCGTTTCGTAGCCCCGGCCCAACCCCAGGTGCCCGTGGCCATCAGCGACAACGAGATATTCGCTGAACAACGGAAACCCGTGGTGTCCGTACAAAGATTCGCCGTGCCCACTCCACCACCGCAGTTCCTCCGACCATACATCGCACCAGCACCGTCCGCTGCACCTGCCGAGAACTGCGACAAGCACGTGCACGTGACCagcaccaccaccaccaccaccacgaCGCCCGAACCCACCACCGAGGCTTTGGTGGAGACTCGCCAGAACGAGATATCCATCATTCCGGACGCCAAGCACCCGGCCGACTGCGACCACAAGCAACACAACGTGGTCATCGAATCCGTGGGCGTACCGTCCACCGACTACGGCGTAGTCTCCGCTCCCGCCCCGGCCCCGTCCGCTGGATATTCGTACGACCGACCCAGCGAGCCCTTGGCGTATCCGTCCAACGGTTACAATTACCCAAAGGCTAGCCCGTCCTTCGAGTACCCGGGAGCGTTTTCGGCCCAGGGCACCGCTCTGTTCGAGTCCGAATCGCCCAAGTCGTCTGGTACCGAAGACGGTGACCTAGTCGTCCTCAAGGTCTAA